Genomic DNA from Azospirillum brasilense:
AGCCCGCACCGCCGGCTCCCAATTCCATCGCCTGGAGTCAGGTGAGCGGCCCCGCCCTGGGGCCGGCCCAATCCATCGGCGGCTACGCCGCGGGTTGCATCACGGGGGCGCAGGCCCTGCCGGGGGAAGGCACCGGCTATCAGGTGATCCGCATGTCCCGCCAGCGCTACTACGGCCATCCGGAGCTGATCGACTATCTGAAGGGCTTCGGGCGGAAGGTCGCGGCGGCCGGGCTGGGGACCGCGCTGATCGGCGACATGGGGCAGGCGCGCGGCGGTCCGATGAGCTTCGGCCACGCCAGCCACCAGATCGGGCTGGACGCCGACGTCTGGCTGCGCCTCGACCACCCGCCGATGGGGCGCAACGCGCGGGAAAGCCTGACCGAGATCAAATACGTCGATTACGGGCGCGTCCGCGTCACCGAGGACTGGTCGGAGCGGCAGGCCCAGCTCGTCCGCATCGCCGCCAGCGACCCGCGGGTCACCCGCATCTTCGTCAACCCGGCGATCAAGCTCGCCATGTGCCGCCATTCCTGGCCGGATCGCGCCTTCCTGCGCAAGCTGCGGCCCTGGCACGGCCATGACGGGCACATGCACATCCGGCTGGGCTGCCCGGCGGGAAGCCCGCAGTGCGAGGACCAGCGCGACATTCCCGACGGCGACGGCTGCGGCGACGAGGTCGCATCCTGGCTCGGCTCCGTCTACCCGGTGGTGGAGAGGCACAACGGCAAGCCGCAGCCGCGCCACGTCAACATGCCGCCCGCCTGCACCCCGGTGCTGCGCGCCGCCGGGACCCGGGTCGCCGCCATCGACGATCCGCACGCGGAGAAGGCGTTACGGTAATGTGACGCAGGATTTTGCGCTTGCACGAACGGAGCGCCCGGATACTGTGAAAGTCGGAATGAATTCGTCCGGCGGTCCAGGCAACGGGGCAGGCGCGAAGGCGATGAGCGATAACAGCGGACACGATCACGCGGGCGCTCCCCGCATCACGCTCAAGACCCGCCTTCACGCCTGGTGGGAGGGGTACGACCTCTCCGGCCTGAAGGGCAAGGGCGGGGAGGAGGACGGCAAGCCGCCGCCCGCCGCCGCTCCGGCCCAGCCCGCCGCCCGGGGCCATGGCCCCGGCGTGAACCGCTGGGGCAAGCCGCTGTGGAGCGCCACGCGGATCGAGGTGGCGGAGAAGCTGTGGGGCGAGGGCTTCAACACGCCGGGCGGCCACGACCACATCCCCTATCTGGTGAAGCCGCTCGGCCTCAACCCGGCGATGAGCGTGCTGGACCTGTCCGCCGGGCTGGGCGGCACCAGCCGGACCATGGCGAGCAAGTACGGCTGCTGGGTCACCGGGTTGGAGGCGTCGGAGCTGCTGGCGAAGGAGGGGATGATCCGCTCCTTCAAGGAAGGGCTGGAGAAGAAGGCTCCGATCGAAACCTACGATCCGGAGAATTTCAGCTATTCCAAGCGCGTGGACGCCATCGTCTACAAGGAGGGGATGTTCTCCGTCCGCGGCAAGGACCAGCTGTTCGACGGGATGGAACTGGCCCTCAAGCCGCGCGGCCATCTGCTGATGACCGATTACGTGATCGACCCGGCGCTGGCCGGGGCCAAGGCCGTCCGGATCTGGTGCGACAAGGAGCCGATGCAGCCCCATTTGTGGTCCAAGGACCAGATGGCCGCCGCCTTCGCCCAGCGGAACCTGGACCTGCGAATCGCCGAGGACATCACCGACACCCACCGCGGCCTGATCGTGAGCGCCATCCAGGGGTTGGTCGAGCATCTGGAGCGCCACCATATGGACCACGAGACCAAGCTCGCCGTGATGGACGAGGTGGAGCTGTGGGTGCGCCGCGTGTCCGCCATCGAGGCGGGGATGCGGGTGTGTCGTTTCTACGCGCTGAAACCGGCGGAGTAGCGTCGAAACGGCCGTATCCTGCGGGAAACGCAACCGCGACGGGGGCCGTTGACAGCGGGGGTGCGCCGCACTATGGTGCGCGCCTTCGATCGAGCCGCCGACCGACCAGGATGAAGAACTATGAAGATCGTTAACTCTCTCAAGTCGATGAAGACGCGCCACAAGGCCTGCCGCGTGATCCGCCGCAAGGGCCGCGTCTACGTCATCAACAAGCAGAACCCGCGCTTCAAGGCCCGCCAGGGCTGAGACCGGCGGCCGGGTCCGCCCGGCCGACGAGTGCTGTGTTGTTGAACGCGACGCCGCGCCGTTCCCTTGGGACGGCGCGGCGTCGCGTTTTGGTGCGTCCGGACGCTGGTCAGTCCTGCAGGCGCGGAAACACGCCGCCAACGGCAATGCAGTACTGCAGGCCGGGAGCGGGCGACTCCAGCGTCGGCAAAGCGAATTCCTTTTCCCCATCGCCGCCGTAGGTCGTGCCGATCAGCGAGAAAAGCGCGATGAAATGGTTGACCGAGAGCCGACGCCCATCCGCCGGCAACCACCCGAGGGGCAGCCGGGCGTAGGAGAACAGGCGGATTTCGCCGATGTAGACATCGATCTCGGGATTGCCGGGGTGCATTCGCTTGTCTCCGTTTTGTAGCGTTCGCAAGGCATGGACTGTCAGCCGGCGCGGCGCGCCGCGGTTCTCTTTGTATCGGTTGCCGTAAAAATGGCAATCCAGACATCGGCTTTCCGCGAAGGTTGAGAGGCGCGAGTCCACCGACGGCAGGGCGGAACGCAAGCGGGGGCTGGCATCGCCCCCCGTCCGATGTTACCTGTGGAAGGGAACGCCGCGGGAACAATCCGGGCGACGGACCATGGGGGAGGACGGCCGACCATGCGGATGCCCGCGCCCGACGACGGCGTCATCGCGCGCCGCCGCGAGATCATCGCAGCGCTGCGGGCCATCGTGCCCGGCGAGGGGGTGATCGCCGATGAAAGCGAACTGCGCGCCTATGAATGCGACGGGCTGACCGCCTACCGTCAGCTTCCCATGGTCGTGGTGCTGCCCAGCACGGTGGAGCAGGTGAGCCGGGTGCTCAGGACCTGCAAGGAGATGGGGGTGAAGGTGGTGCCGCGCGGCGCCGGCACGTCCCTGTCGGGCGGCGCGCTGCCGCTGGCCGACGGCGTTCTGCTGGGGATGGGCAAGTTCAACCGCATCCTCGACATCGACTTCGCCAACCGCTGCGTGGTGACCCAGCCGGGGGTGACCAACCTCGGCATCTCCACCGCGGTGGCGCATGAGGGCTTCTATTACGCGCCCGACCCCTCCAGCCAGATCGCCTGCACCATCGGCGGCAACATCGCCGAGAATTCCGGCGGGGTGCATTGCCTGAAATACGGGCTGACCACCAACAACGTGCTGGGGCTGGAGATGGTGCTGATGGACGGCACCATCCTGCGGCTGGGCGGCAAGCACCTCGACTCCGGCGGCTACGACCTGATGGGCGTCGTCACCGGCTCCGAGGGGCTGCTGGGGGTGGTGACCGAGGTGACGGTGCGCATCCTTAAGAAGCCGGCCACCGCCCGCGCCGTGCTGATCGGCTTCCCGACCAGCGAGCAGGGCGGCGACTGCGTGGCGGCGATCATCGCCGCGGGCATCATCCCCGGCGGCATGGAGATGATGGACAAGCCGGCCATCCACGCGGCGGAGGATTTCGTCCACGCCGGCTACCCGCTGGATGTCGAGGCCCTGCTGATCGTCGAATTGGACGGCCCGGCAGCGGAGGTCGACCACCTGATCGAGCAGGTTGCGGAGATCGCGCGGTCCAAGGGCTGCTGCTACTCCCGCGTCTCGACCTCGGAGGAGGAGCGGCTGTCCTTCTGGGCCGGGCGCAAGGCGGCCTTCCCGGCGGTGGGGCGCATCAGCCCCGACTACTACTGCATGGACGGCACCATCCCGCGCAAGGCGCTGCCCCTGGTGCTGCACCGCATGCAGGAGATGTCCGACCGCTACGCCCTGCGGGTCGCCAACGTCTTCCACGCGGGCGACGGCAACCTGCACCCGCTGATCCTCTACGACGCCAACAAGCCGGGCGAACTGGAGCGGGCGGAGGCCTTCGGCAACGACATCCTGCGCCTGTGCGTCGAGGTCGGCGGCGTGCTGACCGGCGAGCATGGCGTGGGGGTGGAGAAGCGCGACCTGATGACCGACCAGTTCGACGAGGTCGACCTCGACCAGCAGCAGCGCATCAAATGCGCCTTCGACCCCGACGGGCTGCTCAATCCCGGCAAGGTCTTCCCCAAGCTGCACCGCTGCGCCGAGCTGGGCCGCGTGCACATCCACAAGGGGGAGCTGCGCTTCCCCGACATTCCCCGTTTCTGAGCCCCCGCTTCTGAGGCCACCCGCATGACCGTGACCACCATCAAGCCCGACTCGGCGGCCCAGGCCGCCGACGCGGTGCGCTGGGCCTTATCGGAAGGGACGCCGCTGGACGTCGCCGGTTCGGGGTCCAAGCGCGGCCTCGGGCGTCCGATCCAGACCGCCTGCACCCTCGACCTCTCCGGCCTGTCCGGTGTCATCGCCTACGAGGCGGAGGAGCTGGTGCTGACCGCCAAGGCCGGCACGCCGATGGCCGAGATCCTGCCGATGCTGGCGGAGCGCCGGCAGCAGCTCGCCTTCGAGCCGCAGGACCTCGGGCCGCTGTTCGGGCAGCCGGAGGGGCAGGGGACGCTGGGCGGCGTAATCGCCAGCGGGCTGGCCGGGCCGCGGCGCATCAGCGCCGGCTCCGCCCGCGACCACACGCTGGGCATCGAGGGGGTGAACGGGCGCGGCGACCTCTACAAGGGCGGCGGCAAGGTGGTGAAGAACGTCACCGGCTACGACGTGCCCAAGCTGATGGCCGGGTCCTTCGGCACGCTGACCGTCCTGACCGAACTGACGGTGAAGGTGCTGCCGGCGCCGGAGGATGGCCGGACGCTGCTGCTGGCTGGGCGTGAGGACACCGCAGCAGTGGCGGCGCTGACCGCGGCGCTGCAGAGCCCCTACGATGTGTCCGGCGCCGCCCATCTGCCGGCCGCGGTGGCGGCGCGCTCGCAGGTGCGGGCGATCGCCGGGGCGGGCGGGGCGGTCACGCTGGTGCGGGTGGAGGGCTTCGGCCCGTCCGTCACCGCACGTGTCGCCGCGCTGAAGGACGAGCTTGGCGCCGACGCCGTGCTCGACCTGGACGAGTCGCGGGCGGTGTGGAAGGAAGTCAGGGACGTGGCGTATTTTGGGCCCACTCCCTCCCCTGCGTCAGCGGGGGAGGGCCGGGGTGGGGGCGACGACTCCCGCCACGTCTGGAAAATCTCCGTCCAGCCCTCCGAAGGGCCGCGCGTGGCGGAGTCGATCCGCTGGGCGCTCGACGCGGAGCTGTATTTCGACTGGGGCGGCGGTCTGATCTGGGCGGCGGTGGCGCCGACGCCCGACGCCGCCTCCGCGATCCGCGGCGCGCTGGGCACCGCCGGCCACGCGACTCTGGTGCGCGCGCCCGAGGACGTGCGGATCATGGCGGAGGTGTTCCACCCGCTGCCCGACCCGGTGATGGCGCTGAGCCGCCGGGTGAAGGAAAGCTTCGACCCCTGCGGCATCCTGAATCCCGGCCGCATGTACGCGGGAGTGTAAGCCATCCATGCAGACCAACTTCACGCTCACCCAGCTCGCCAACGCCGATTACCGGGATTCCGAAGCGATCCTACGCAAGTGCGTCCATTGCGGCTTCTGCACGGCGACCTGCCCGACCTACGTCCTGCTGGGCGACGAGCTGGACAGCCCGCGCGGCCGCATCTACCAGATCAAGGACATGCTGGAGAAGGGCGGTCCGCCCACCGAGCATCAGGTGAAGCACATCGACCGCTGCCTCTCCTGCCTGTCCTGCATGACGACCTGCCCGTCGGGCGTCAATTACATGCATCTGGTCGACCACGCCCGCGCCCATATCGAGGCGACCCACGCCCGCCCACCTGCCGACCGCGCCATCCGCGATCTGCTGGCCCGCGTGCTGCCCAACCCGCGGCTGTTCCGTCTGGCCCTGATCGCCGCCTGGTTCGGCAAGCCCTTCGCCGGGCTGCTGCCGGGGCGGCTGGGCGCGCTGCTGGCGCTGGCGCCGAGGTCGGTGCCGGGGCCGAGCCACAGCGACCGTCCAGGCAGCCATCCGGCGGTCGGGCCGCGCCGCAAGCGCGCCGCCCTGCTCGTCGGCTGCGCCCAGCAGGTGCTGGCCCCGCAGATCAACGAGGCGACCATCCGCCTGCTGAACCGCCACGGGGTCGAGGTGGTGGTGGCCAAGGGGGCCGACTGTTGCGGCGCCCTGACCCATCACATGGGCAAGACCGATCTCAGCGACTCCGCGGCGAAGAAGACCATCGACGCCTGGATCGCCGAGATGGACGGGGAGGGGCTGGACGCCATCATCGTCAACACCTCGGGCTGCGGCACCACGGTGAAGGACTATGCCTACCAGTTCCGCGAGGATGCGGAATACGCGCCCAAGGCGCTGCGCGTGGCGGCCATCGCCCGCGACGTGACGGAGTTCCTGGCGGAGATTGGTCTGTCCGATCCGGTGATCGAGACGGGGCAGGCCATCGCCTACCACTCCGCCTGCTCCATGCAGCACGGCCAGCGCATCAAGGACCCGCCGCGGACTCTGCTGCGCGGCGCCGGCTTCGAGGTGAAGGAGATCCCGGAGGCTCATCTCTGCTGCGGCTCCGCCGGCACCTACAACATGCTCCAGCCGGAGATCGCCGTGCAGTTGCGCGACCGCAAGGTGCGCAACATCGAAAGCACCAAGGCCGCCGCCATCGCCGCCGGCAACCTCGGCTGCATCACCCAGATCGCCACCGGGACCGGCCTGCCCATCGTCCACACGGTCGAGTTGCTGGACTGGGCGACCGGCGGCCCGAAGCCCGAGGCGCTGAGGGACAGCCCGGACTTCGCCGGTCCCGCCCAGGCGCCGGGTGCTGCGCCGCGCGCCGCAGAGTAGGTTGCCGGGAACCCTCTCCCGTCCCGGGAGAGGGGAGGGGCCCGCGCGAAGCGTGGGAAGGGTGAGGGGGCCGGCAATGGGCAGGCACATGATCCTTGAATGGACCCTCACCCGGCGCCTTCGGCGCCACCCTCTCCCGGGGCGGGAGAGGGCCCCCGCACTGTGTGCCGGCCTCCAACACCGACCCACTTGGACTTTTCGCGCCGTATGGCTAGGTTGGCGCCAACGGGACGATGAGGCGCTCAGTGGACAGCGGGTTCAAGGACGACAGCGACGGCGGTTACGGGATCGGGCGGCGGCTGTCGGCCTGGGGGGTGCACGCCTTCACGGGCAGCGGCGTCGTGCTGGGGCTGCTGGCCCTGCTCGCCGCGGTCAACGGCGAGGCCAAGGCGTGCCTGGGCTGGTTGGGGCTGGCGCTGGTCGTTGATGGGGTGGACGGCACGCTGGCCCGCCGCGCCTCGGTGAAGGAGGTGCTGCCGGGCATCGACGGGTCGGCGCTCGACCTCGTGATCGACTATCTGACCTACGTCGTCGTCCCGGCGGTCTTCCTGTACCGCTTCGGCCTGCTGCCCGACGGGTTCGGCGTGGCGCTGGCCGCCTTCATCATGATGACCTCGCTCTACTGCTTCTCCAACACCGGGATGAAGAGCGGCGACAACTACTTCGTCGGCTTTCCGGCGATCTGGAACGTGGTCGCGCTCTATCTGTGGCTTCTGGCGCTCGACCCGTGGGTCAACACCGCCGTGGTGCTGGTCCTCGGCCTGCTGACCTTCACGACGGTGAAGTTCCTGCATCCCTTCCGGGTGCGCCGCTGGATGCGCCTGAACCTTCTGGTCAGCGGCGCGTGGCTGGCCTCCAGCGCGGCGCTGGTGGTCCTGTATCCGGACCGTCCCGACGCCGTCTGGTATGTCTGGCTGGCCAGCAGCGCCTATTACGCCGCAATCTGCGCGTGGCGGACGCTGCGCGGGCCGGCTGAGGCTTAAGGGGCGCCTCAGGGCTTCCCTCAGGGCTTTTCGGGAGCGGTCTCCCGATTGATGTCGTCCTTGGCGTCGCGGGCCTTCTGCTGGATGGCCGCGCCGGCGTCCTGCATCATGCGGCCGGCCTCGGCGCCGATGCCCTTGGCGGCCTCGCCCACGCGCTCCGCGGTCTGGTCCACCGCGCGCCCGATCTCCTGGCCGGTCTTTTCCGCCGACTGCTGGTCGTCGCAGGCGGCCAGCAGCGGCAGGGCCAGGAGGGGAAGGGCAAGGACGGCGGTGCGAATCCCGTTACGACGAGCCATGGGATGGTCTCCACAGTTGATCCATGGAGGCGTAACGGTTCACGGGGGCGTTTGGTGCCCGCTTTCCATCAAAAGGGGAGCCTTCCTCAAAAGCGGTAGGAGGCGGTGATGGCGACCACCGGCCAGAAGCGGGCGGCGCGGATCGAATCCTCCACCTCGCGGCGCTGGTCCTCCAGCACGGCGGCGATGGCCGGCGTGGTCGCCACGCCGGGGGCGCTCAGGCTGACCCGCGGCTTGCCCTGGAACAGCACGCCGAGATCCACGCCGACGCTGAAGTTGGGGCTGAACACCGTGCCGTTGTAGCCGATGCCGGCATAGGGGGCGAAGCGGTCGAACTTGGCCTCGCCGTCAAGCTGGCCGGCCTGCTGCGGCGTGACCACCACCCCGCCGAAGCTGCGCGGGCCGGACAGGGTGCCGGTCAGGTCGGCCTTGTTGTAGTTGATCCGCGCGCCGCCGCTGATGCGGAAGCCGGTGCCGGCGACCGGATAGAGATCGAGCACCGCGCCGAAGCTGCGCAGCTTCACGTCCAGGTTGTAATCGACGCCGGAGATGCCGCGGTCGGTGCTGAAGGTGAACATGTTGCCGCCCAGGCGCAGCCCGAACATCGGATTCACCCGGTAGCCGGCCTCCAGCCCCAGACCCAGCGTGCTGGCCTGCGCGCCGACATGGAAGGGGGAATCGACCGGACCATCCATGGTCTGGGCGGTGGCGGCGGAGGCTCCGGCAGCGGCGAGGGCGAAGGCGAGAAGGGCGGCGGTGCGCATGCGGCGTTTCCCCTTGAGGCGTCTCGATCGAGCGGGGAACGCGGACCAACCGCAAAAGTTGCGGCCGGCGTGGGGCGCCGGCCGCGTTTCAGCTAACTGTGGCCAAACCGCCACAGCGACAGGGGTGTGACCTTGCTTAGAACTGGTCCTCGCTCAGCGCCATGACCGTGCGGTGGGCGGTCAGGATCGGCAGCAGCAGGCCCGGCCCCTGGGCCAGGATCTGCTCGGCGTAGAAGCGGGCGGTGACCAGCTTGGCTTCCAGGAAGGGCGCGTTGGCGCCGGGCTGGCGCAGCCCCTCCAGCGCCTTGGCGGCGGAGCGGGCGAGCATCCAGCCGCCGGCCACCGTGCCCCACAGCTTCAGATAGTTCACCGCCCCCGCCGCGGCGGCGCGCAGGTCGCCGTCGGCCTGGGTCTTCACCACCCAGGCCACCGCCTGCTCCAGCGCGTCCAGACCGGCGGACAGGTTGGTGCGGATGGCCTCCATGTCGTCGCCGGGGATGCTCTCCAGTTCCGCCACGGTGGCGCGCATCTCGGCGATGAAGGTCCGGGCCGACTCGCCGCCGTCGCGGCCAGTCTTGCGGAAGGTCAGGTCGTTGGCGTGGATGCCGTTGGTGCCCTCGTAGATCGGGGTGATGCGGGCGTCGCGGTAATGCTGGGCGGCGCCGGTCTCCTCGATGAAGCCCATGCCGCCGTGGATCTGCACGCCGGTCGAGGCGACGTCGCAGCCGATGTCGGTGCTCCACGCCTTCACGATGGGGGTCAGGATGTCCACGCGGGCGGTGGCGGCGGCGCGCACCGCGGCGTCCTCGTGGTGGCGGGACACGTCGAGCTGGGTGCCGGCGTAGAGCGCCAGCGCGCGGGCGGCCTCCGTCTTGGCGCGCATATCCAGCAGCATCCGGCGCACGTCCGGGTGGCGGATGATGGCGACGCCGGAGCCCTTCGGGTCGGCCAGATCCTTGCTCTGCACGCGGCCCTTGGCGTAGTCGCGGGCCTGCTGGTAGGCGCGCTCGGCGATCGCCACGCCCTGGATGCCGACGCCGAGGCGGGCGTTGTTCATCATGGTGAACATGTATTCGATGCCGCGGTTCTCCTGGCCGACCAGGAAGCCGACGGCGCCGCCGTTGTCGCCGAAGGCCATGACCGCGGTGGGGCTGGCCATGATGCCCAGCTTGTGCTCCAGGCTGGCGCAGCGCAGGTCGTTGCGCTCGCCCGGCGTGCCGTCCTCGTTCGGCAGGAATTTCGGCACGATGAACAGGCTGATGCCCTTGATGCCCGGAGGCGCGTCGGGCAGGCGGGCCAGCACGAGATGGACGATGTTGTCCGTCAGGTCGTGCTCGCCGTAGGTGATGAAGATCTTCTGGCCGGTGATGCGGTAGGTCCCGTCGTCGGCCCGCACCGCGCGGGTGCGTACGGCGGCGAGGTCGGAGCCGGCCTGCGGCTCCGTCAGGTTCATGGTGCCGTTCCACTCGCCGGCGATCATCTTCGGCAGATAGAGCGCCTTCTGCTCCGGGCTGGCGTGCTCGGTCAGCAGATCGACGGCACCCTGGGTCAGCAGCGGGCACAGGCCGAAGGACAGGTTGGCCGCCTGCCACATCTCGTTCACCGCGAAGGCCACGGTCCAGGGCAGGCCCTGCCCGCCATAGTCCGGCTCGAAGGGCAGGCTGTTCCAGCCGCTCTCGATGAACTGGCTGTAGGCGTCCTTCCAGCCGGTCGGCGTGCGGACCACGCCGTTCTCCAGCACCGAGCCTTCCTTGTCGCCGACCCGGTTCAGCGGGGCGAGAACGCCGGAGGCAAACTTGCCGGCTTCCTCTAGCACGGCGTCCACCAGATCAGGGGCCGCCGAATCGCAGTTCGGAAGCGCGGCGACCGTTTCGAGGCCGACCACCTCGTTGAGGACAAAGCGGAGGTCATCGACCGGAGCGGTGTAGGGAATCATGGATGGAGCGGCCTCCCGTGACCCGATTGTGCGTGCGTTTCTGCGTGCCCGATTGCGCGTGAACACGCCTTGGGCGGTTTACGTGCGCGTCACCATACCGTACCGAATGGTGCATGGCGAGCCTCACTGTCGGACAGGAATATTGGCATCTGGGTTGCGGTGCGAACAGCGCGCCTGCGACGCAGGAGAGGGCGCCAGACTTGGCATCGCGGTTGCAAGAGTGGGGCAGCACCGCTCACAGGGGTTCCTCCCATGACCATCGCCTCCGCCCTTGCCCGTCAGGCCGAATCCGCCGTTCAGGCCGCGAAGACCAGCCGCGGGCCGGAGACTGTCGAGGCGGCGGTCCGCAACGCCAGCGCCAAGACCGGGGTCGATTTTTCCTACCTCATGGAAAAAGCTGCCGTGGAGAGCGGGTACCGGACGGACGTGAAGTCCTCCTCCTCCTCGGCGACCGGGCTCTACCAGTTCATCGACAGCACGTGGCTGGCGACGATGCGCGACCATGGTGCGGACCACGGCTACGCCAAATACGCCAACGCGATCCAGACGCGCGGCGACGGGCGCCCCTACGTCACCGATCCCGACCTGAAGCGCGAGATCCTGGACCTGCGCAAGGACCCCAACGCGTCGGCCCTGATGGCCGCGGAATACACCCGCGACAACAAGGAGTATCTGGAGGACACGGTCAAAGGGAAGGTCGGCTCCACCGAACTCTACATGGCGCATTTCCTCGGGGCGGGCGGGGCGTCGAAGTTCCTGAACGCCATGCAGGACAACCCCAACCGCGCCGCCAAGGAGCTGTTCCCCGACGCCGCCTCGGCCAACAAGGCGGTGTTCTTCGACAAGGACACCGGGCGGGCCAAGTCGCTGAAGGACATCTACGACCGCTTCGCGACGAAGTTCGCGGAGTCGCCCAACGCCGACTTCGCCCCGGCCCAGACCGCCATCGACCGGGTGCGCCGCCAGGACATGCCGGACGGCTTCACCACCCAGGTGCCCAGCATGCCGCAGAAGGCGCTGAACGGCACGCCGCTGTCGATCTACCATGTTCTGGCCCTGAACGCGCTGGAGACGCCGGACGAGGTGGACAGCATCTCCGGCAGGCCCGCGCGTGGCCGCCGCCCGGACGGCGAGGACAAGGACAACCGCCGCATGCGCGACCAGCCGGTCCGCACGGATCAGAACGAGCACACCGGGCTGGGCCTCGGGCTGGGCCTGTCCAAGGTGGTCGGGCAAGGGACGGCCGCTGGGGCTGCGGCTGGTACGGAGACAAGCAAGGCGGCTTGATCGGCTGACGTCCGGGCTACATGTCCGTGAGCCGCTCGCAGGCCTCCGCCGCGATGGCCGCGAACACCCGGCGATC
This window encodes:
- the mepA gene encoding penicillin-insensitive murein endopeptidase, translating into MIAAVLIAAGLAGPAEAGSHKKRKPAPPAPNSIAWSQVSGPALGPAQSIGGYAAGCITGAQALPGEGTGYQVIRMSRQRYYGHPELIDYLKGFGRKVAAAGLGTALIGDMGQARGGPMSFGHASHQIGLDADVWLRLDHPPMGRNARESLTEIKYVDYGRVRVTEDWSERQAQLVRIAASDPRVTRIFVNPAIKLAMCRHSWPDRAFLRKLRPWHGHDGHMHIRLGCPAGSPQCEDQRDIPDGDGCGDEVASWLGSVYPVVERHNGKPQPRHVNMPPACTPVLRAAGTRVAAIDDPHAEKALR
- a CDS encoding SAM-dependent methyltransferase, with the protein product MSDNSGHDHAGAPRITLKTRLHAWWEGYDLSGLKGKGGEEDGKPPPAAAPAQPAARGHGPGVNRWGKPLWSATRIEVAEKLWGEGFNTPGGHDHIPYLVKPLGLNPAMSVLDLSAGLGGTSRTMASKYGCWVTGLEASELLAKEGMIRSFKEGLEKKAPIETYDPENFSYSKRVDAIVYKEGMFSVRGKDQLFDGMELALKPRGHLLMTDYVIDPALAGAKAVRIWCDKEPMQPHLWSKDQMAAAFAQRNLDLRIAEDITDTHRGLIVSAIQGLVEHLERHHMDHETKLAVMDEVELWVRRVSAIEAGMRVCRFYALKPAE
- the ykgO gene encoding type B 50S ribosomal protein L36; this translates as MKIVNSLKSMKTRHKACRVIRRKGRVYVINKQNPRFKARQG
- a CDS encoding phage tail protein yields the protein MRSALPSVDSRLSTFAESRCLDCHFYGNRYKENRGAPRRLTVHALRTLQNGDKRMHPGNPEIDVYIGEIRLFSYARLPLGWLPADGRRLSVNHFIALFSLIGTTYGGDGEKEFALPTLESPAPGLQYCIAVGGVFPRLQD
- a CDS encoding FAD-linked oxidase C-terminal domain-containing protein, whose translation is MRMPAPDDGVIARRREIIAALRAIVPGEGVIADESELRAYECDGLTAYRQLPMVVVLPSTVEQVSRVLRTCKEMGVKVVPRGAGTSLSGGALPLADGVLLGMGKFNRILDIDFANRCVVTQPGVTNLGISTAVAHEGFYYAPDPSSQIACTIGGNIAENSGGVHCLKYGLTTNNVLGLEMVLMDGTILRLGGKHLDSGGYDLMGVVTGSEGLLGVVTEVTVRILKKPATARAVLIGFPTSEQGGDCVAAIIAAGIIPGGMEMMDKPAIHAAEDFVHAGYPLDVEALLIVELDGPAAEVDHLIEQVAEIARSKGCCYSRVSTSEEERLSFWAGRKAAFPAVGRISPDYYCMDGTIPRKALPLVLHRMQEMSDRYALRVANVFHAGDGNLHPLILYDANKPGELERAEAFGNDILRLCVEVGGVLTGEHGVGVEKRDLMTDQFDEVDLDQQQRIKCAFDPDGLLNPGKVFPKLHRCAELGRVHIHKGELRFPDIPRF
- the glcE gene encoding glycolate oxidase subunit GlcE, which encodes MTVTTIKPDSAAQAADAVRWALSEGTPLDVAGSGSKRGLGRPIQTACTLDLSGLSGVIAYEAEELVLTAKAGTPMAEILPMLAERRQQLAFEPQDLGPLFGQPEGQGTLGGVIASGLAGPRRISAGSARDHTLGIEGVNGRGDLYKGGGKVVKNVTGYDVPKLMAGSFGTLTVLTELTVKVLPAPEDGRTLLLAGREDTAAVAALTAALQSPYDVSGAAHLPAAVAARSQVRAIAGAGGAVTLVRVEGFGPSVTARVAALKDELGADAVLDLDESRAVWKEVRDVAYFGPTPSPASAGEGRGGGDDSRHVWKISVQPSEGPRVAESIRWALDAELYFDWGGGLIWAAVAPTPDAASAIRGALGTAGHATLVRAPEDVRIMAEVFHPLPDPVMALSRRVKESFDPCGILNPGRMYAGV
- the glcF gene encoding glycolate oxidase subunit GlcF, yielding MQTNFTLTQLANADYRDSEAILRKCVHCGFCTATCPTYVLLGDELDSPRGRIYQIKDMLEKGGPPTEHQVKHIDRCLSCLSCMTTCPSGVNYMHLVDHARAHIEATHARPPADRAIRDLLARVLPNPRLFRLALIAAWFGKPFAGLLPGRLGALLALAPRSVPGPSHSDRPGSHPAVGPRRKRAALLVGCAQQVLAPQINEATIRLLNRHGVEVVVAKGADCCGALTHHMGKTDLSDSAAKKTIDAWIAEMDGEGLDAIIVNTSGCGTTVKDYAYQFREDAEYAPKALRVAAIARDVTEFLAEIGLSDPVIETGQAIAYHSACSMQHGQRIKDPPRTLLRGAGFEVKEIPEAHLCCGSAGTYNMLQPEIAVQLRDRKVRNIESTKAAAIAAGNLGCITQIATGTGLPIVHTVELLDWATGGPKPEALRDSPDFAGPAQAPGAAPRAAE
- the pcsA gene encoding phosphatidylcholine synthase, yielding MDSGFKDDSDGGYGIGRRLSAWGVHAFTGSGVVLGLLALLAAVNGEAKACLGWLGLALVVDGVDGTLARRASVKEVLPGIDGSALDLVIDYLTYVVVPAVFLYRFGLLPDGFGVALAAFIMMTSLYCFSNTGMKSGDNYFVGFPAIWNVVALYLWLLALDPWVNTAVVLVLGLLTFTTVKFLHPFRVRRWMRLNLLVSGAWLASSAALVVLYPDRPDAVWYVWLASSAYYAAICAWRTLRGPAEA
- a CDS encoding acyl-CoA dehydrogenase, with protein sequence MIPYTAPVDDLRFVLNEVVGLETVAALPNCDSAAPDLVDAVLEEAGKFASGVLAPLNRVGDKEGSVLENGVVRTPTGWKDAYSQFIESGWNSLPFEPDYGGQGLPWTVAFAVNEMWQAANLSFGLCPLLTQGAVDLLTEHASPEQKALYLPKMIAGEWNGTMNLTEPQAGSDLAAVRTRAVRADDGTYRITGQKIFITYGEHDLTDNIVHLVLARLPDAPPGIKGISLFIVPKFLPNEDGTPGERNDLRCASLEHKLGIMASPTAVMAFGDNGGAVGFLVGQENRGIEYMFTMMNNARLGVGIQGVAIAERAYQQARDYAKGRVQSKDLADPKGSGVAIIRHPDVRRMLLDMRAKTEAARALALYAGTQLDVSRHHEDAAVRAAATARVDILTPIVKAWSTDIGCDVASTGVQIHGGMGFIEETGAAQHYRDARITPIYEGTNGIHANDLTFRKTGRDGGESARTFIAEMRATVAELESIPGDDMEAIRTNLSAGLDALEQAVAWVVKTQADGDLRAAAAGAVNYLKLWGTVAGGWMLARSAAKALEGLRQPGANAPFLEAKLVTARFYAEQILAQGPGLLLPILTAHRTVMALSEDQF